The genomic stretch AAGTTTGAGACAGTTTATGGACTATAAGACTGGATGTACAATAGCATTGTACATTTAAGGTTATTTTAGTCTTCCTCAACTACTTTTATACTAGATTTCAAGCCCGGGCGTTGCCCGGGTATTGGCTTATGTCGATACAAAATATTTTGTCTTTATCATGATGTCTTTTCAACTCACAAATACGAATGAAACTGCGAGTTTAACTTTTCTGAAATAGAACAGCAAAaaataatcaaatataaaaatactcatatttaaattattatttaattttaactATATTTCATAAAGAACTAATTATCAATCTTGTTCTTTAATGTAGTGAAATTGTATCTCtaatcaatttggaaaaaaaacacTTACTATTAACCGGTAAACAAATTCAATATATTCCAACCTAACCCGCTCAAAAGTATTATATTAGTAAGGATGATAGAGATAATTTTTATATTTTCTTTTTCGTTTATTAACTATAAATCAATAAACTTTTCcattaaaatcaaatcaaacactCAAAATTGAAAGGTAATTGTTGTTATTTGGATTTTCTAGAATTCACATTAGGTCATAAAATTTGACCATGTAACAGCACCAAAAAATTTCATATTTTATGTATTAGATTTAGTTATCTCAATTTTTGTGAGCCTTATTTGGCCCTACAGATAAATAGTGAAATTGAATTTCGAGTCTCAAGAGTAGTATTGTCCATTATTTAGCTATGTAAAAATCTATTGAACTTTTTCAAATCCTCCGACAAAATCTCGAAATTGGATGGAGTTAATAATTCAAAGTATACGTAAGTTATATGGCATCAAACATTAAAAAAGGAAATTACATCTTAATATCTCCCAAACTCGATGACCCAACTGtatattttccattttttttgttGATGGTATGCTAGTGTATGAATTTTCTACTTCTAATTTTCCTTTTAAGATTAACGGAAGCAACAACAAAATTTTCTACTTCTAATCTTAATAAGGCGTATTCGTTTATAAAGCAATACATTTTCAAACTGTTAGCCTCCCTGTGAAGATACAGCTCACCCATGATAAAGGCACATGTGATCCCACATTGAAAAAAGATGCGAGAGTTGTCTATCATATAAACCAAGGAGTTACTTCAGCCATCAGCCATTGTCAATTGGTTTTGAGATGGAACCTCCTTGGACTTATAAGCCGTACTCTCTCTCCTCCATACGGGTACGGCCCAGACCCGATAACGGAACTTATCACTCCCTTAAGATGGATTTTCGTCTTGACATTCTTATTTATGTTTCAATTCATGGTACAACTAACCCAGCAAACTCTACAAATCGAAGCTCTTTAAGTAGAGTTGAAATACGTTTGGAATACGTCTATCAGCAAGGATTAAAGTTGTTTCATATCACTTAGAAAACATGATTATCAAGCTACTGTAAAATGCTACACAAACAGTACATCTATTTAAAACACTCATGTTAAACAAAGGAACTCTTTGCATCTTGAAGAGTTTCATAAGAATGGGTTATGAGAGGGAGATACAATTGGAATGAAATAAGAATTGGATAGGGGATTGGAAGTTCAACAAGTTTTGGTTCCATTTTGTTTTTGGAAGTGGAAATGAAGTGGCTGTTGGTCATATTCTACCGATTTGAGGCTACATGATGGGAATTAGAATTGGTTTTTTGGTGGGTGCCTTGGCTTTTGCCATATTTTTGATACCTCTTGTTGGGGTTGTATTTTGGTTTATGGTTTTTGTTCTTTGTTAGTTTATTTGGGACCCTACTCTCTGTAGGTCTCGGGTTTTACCCACTTTTATCAAAAAAAAGAATATTGGTTAAAAAATTTGAATTGAAAATTGGTTAAATCTTTCCCAACTAACATCTCGTTGGTCTCCTTCTTTGTTCTCTATCCCAAATTATCTTTCGTACCTCATTCAAAAGCATGTATGATGCAACGACATTTATTTCTTCCCATTAATCAGATCTTGTGACATTAGATAATATCAACATGACAATCCTTCCTTTAAAGCAAAGCAAGAGAAAAAGCAGTTAGATTTTACAAACTACGGAATAACGAAAAAAGAATCAAACACAAAAATAAAACTATTATTAACTGCAACgtaaaattatttcatatataCAAATTGTTGGAGGTGCTAGTTTCCAATTCACAAtcaaatttatatttatataaatcCTACTCGTATTAGAGAACAACTATTCACAAAATACAAAGAGATAAGAGAATCACAAAATACTAAGAGAGGTTTTAGTTCTTTGTATGTAGGGTATATATATGTAAATGTAATGCATAATGCTTGTTTCAAGTCAAGTAAAACTCTTATAATAATAATCattaatttataataatattACTTGATAGACTTTTGTAATCGTGATATTGCTTAACCGTGGCTATAGAAATAAAGAcatatttatttctaattttattttaCATATTATTGTAAACAATTATTTTAATGTATATTTCTTTTATACACAATTTATTAAACAAATTAGTTGGCTAATTCATTTAATATCCAATTCGTAATATAGTTGTAAGCTTAATATATATCTTTTTATTATACACATAACTTATTGACCAAAAGTTatagccaatgaaatcgcttcaaaagttcctcttttaagtatatatattgatattgatattgatattaAACCCTAAAATCAAAGCTGCGTAATTCAATTCAACTCCTCTTCTCTCTCTAACAGTCTAACTGCTTCTATATTTTGATCTCCATCTTCCTCCATTATGTAGTTAACTAATCTtctatttttaaattattttaacAACTATTATATCTCCCATTCTCCAATCATAATCAATATGAATTTAATTGATTTTTACCATCACGGTGAGAGAAGCTTCAACGACAGATGAAACATCAAAAAGTATCATCATCAATGGAAAAAAAACTTTGAAGGAGCATGAAATAATCAATAGAGTTTTTATCGGGATTTAGATTATATAAATAATGGAATCTCATCTTACAAATCTGTTTGAATTAGGTCGTGTTTTTTAAAACTATATTTCCTATAAATTTAAGCTCGAATTCTTTTCATAATAACTCATATTCTTTTCGTAATAACTCGTATTTTTTTCATACATTACAATTTAGTTCAAGCTCGTGTTCTTTTTATAATAGCTCACATTCTTCTCATAATAACTCGTATTCTTATTAactcatttttttaaaaaaaatagctcgtattcttcatGTGCATACTATTTATGAGTTCATAGACATTTAGTTATGAAATACGATAACATCTGAAACATTATTTGGTCGTGTTTTTTTTTAAAGCACATTACATAAAATTTAACTCGAATTGCTTTTATAATAACTCATACTCTTTTCTTAATAACTCGTATCTTTTCCATACATTACAATTTAGTTCAAGCTCGTGTTCTTTTCAAAGTAGCTCGTATTCTTCTCATAATAACTCGTATTCTTTTTAACTTGAATTTTTAAGCTcatatttttttttgtatataataATAACTCGTATTATTCATGTGCGTAATATTTACGAGTTTATAGACATTGAAATATTATATAAGATCAAATTTGGGGGAAAGGGGAACTTTTGCTAAAGAGAGAACTACAGTACGTTAAGTTTTAGGTTGTtgaagtaattttttttttttaatgggcTATAGATTGTTAATCATATATTATATGGGCCTGATGTACAATGCTTCTGTACAAcaggatgtataatcctatttgtgagtTTGAGAATCatttagaggtggcaatcgggtgggGTCTGGGTCGGGTTAAGTCGGATCGAGCCATATCGGATTCCGTCAGAGCGGGTCAGCCTACCCTTtcgagtcgggtcgggttcgggtcgggtcgtttTTTGGGTCGGTCAATTCGGGTCAGCTGATGTGTTGGgccgggtcattatcgggtccggttACTTTACCGCATAACTTCAATTTTTGAGCATTAAATTTAGGTTTTAACCATATTATTTGGTTTAAATACTTCATTATCAGGCGAAACTTATCAATATAAAcactaaatcactttcattttgaccgatattaagcttaataattgtcgagtcatcaatttaatcgggtcaatatcgggttgGGTCGGGTCTGAGTCGATTTCCTGCCACTGATTATCGGGGCATGTCGGTTACATGTCGGGTCGGGTTGATTTCGGGTCGCAACATTCTTCGGCTCACTCGAGTCGAGACAGACTTGCTAGCTCTAGAACATCTACAATAgaaaatgagttttttttttttttaaattacaagAGGCCTCAAACTGCCTTTTGGAATGGGCCTTTGAAATTTATTTAACGGCCCTGGACTAGATAGGCCCTTCTAAGTTCTAACATCTAACACAACATTAAGTAGCACTGCAGCAGCAAAGGTAAGAGGAGAGGGGAGCTGGGAGCATCAATGCGATCATTTTACCAGAAAATTCAAAATTAGTTCTATGCAACACACCCCTGTATTCGGCATTTGCATCTGAACTGCATAGCCTCTGTAACGGAAATGGAAAACGGCAGAAGTCCCAGAGCGGAATGCTGTATCAGGGATCAGAATGCAAAATCAGAAACCATATATCTTCAGTTTGTGGTCGATGAAAAATCACTACATTTCTACATTTGACTTTATATTCAAACTAGTTCACTTTTCCCCATGTTTCTCCGTTAAAATGTCCAATACCGTGACAAAGACGCAAATTCAAATCAGGGCTCTTGCATCAGGTCAGAGAATAATCCCATAGTACCCTTGGTGAACCTCAGTGATGACTTAAAAAGATAATTATATCTGCGCCTTTTGTTATCAGGCACGATCCGGTTTAGCCCAAAATTCGATCCAGGTAGGAGTAGGATTATAAGGGCAGCAAACCTCCCTGGCGAGTCTTAAAACTACTGCATTTCCATTTAATCCAACTCGCGATCCTTGGTTTAAGCTAGACCAATCTCTTAACAAGTTATGTATGTCCTTCAAGCATACTTAATGCAGCGACTTTTCTCAACTCTTTCTCATCCATTACATTCCTGATCCTGTTTGCATCTTTCCACCGTCCTGCACCAGCATATAAATTATGAATCGTCACATAAGCAATCACGTTTTTGGGATCCCTCTCGATGAGCAACTCACCAACCTTCTCCCCAAGCTCAACATTTCCATACACTCTACAAGCACCAAGCAGTGACTCGAGCATATCAACAGACAGTCCCCCAGGCAGTTTCATGACTATGTCATATGCTTCATTCAAATTGCCTTCTCTTCCGAGCAAGTCCACCATACAAGCATAGTGTTCCGTTCTGGGTTGCATCCCACATTTGATCATAGAGTTTAATATACTTTTGCTCTGTTCAGACAATCCACAATGATTACACGCTGATAAGAGATTAAGATATGAGATATCATCCGGCTTTATACCAGAATTCTCCATTTCCGACAAAAGGGCAACAGCAGAAGCGCCATACCCATGTAGCCCGTACCCATTTATCATTGTGCTCCAAGAGACAGTATCCTTGTACATCAAACTATCAAAGACTGATTTAGCCATCCGAATGTCTCCATTTTTTGCATagaaatcagtgagagcattccAAACGTTTGTTTCATTGGAAAAACCACGCTTAATAGCAAAACTCAATATAGAATTGCCAAGAGAGATGCTATTCAACTGGCCACAGGCGGAAACTAAACTCAGAATAGTCACAAAATCCACTGGCAATTTAGTTTGAAGCAATTCACGAAATAGAGCAAATGTCTCTTCCGGATGGTTTGCCTCGAGGAATGCTGATAACATCACATTCCATAGACAGATATCTAACTTATTTCCAGCTTCAAAGAGTATGTGACATAACATCACATTCTTAAACCTAGAATACATTGATACCAAAGAGGTAACGAGAGTAGATTGCAGCATTGCTCCGGTTCTGATGGCATAAGAGTGCACTGATTTTCCTTGCAACAACGTAGAACACCCAGGTAACACACTTATCAAGGTTATGTAACTTGGTTTTTGACCAGAATTCATCATTGCCTTGAACAAGAATATGGCCTCTTTATGTCGATTGTGGGACCTGTAACCTGTGATCATGGAAGTCCAAGAAACTACACACCTTCTCATCATGGTTCCGAAAATCAGTTCAGCAGCATCTAAGTAATTGCAGTTGCAATACATGCTAATCAAGGCATTAGCTAACATGATATCGGAAATAAACCCAAATTTGGTAGCATAGGCATGAAGAGCCATCCCTTGTGCCAACTTACTCGGTTCATCATAGACAGGAAGGATGCTAACTAGGCCAACAACATCCAGCGGAATACCTTCCTGCTGCATTTCCGAGAGAAGAAACTCTGCTGTATGTTTTTCTCCATGGTTTACACAACTCGATATCATGGTATTCCATGATATAGAATCTTTTTGGGGCATTGTAACAAATAGCTTAAAAGACAAGTGAAGCAGATGACAGCTAGAATAAAATGCCAAGAGAAGATTGGAAATATTGAGATTTGAATCGAAACCTTTCCTTATGCTGATGCCATGTGCAGACTTTCCAAGAGCCAATGCATGTAGCTTTGAGCAAGCAGAGAGAACATTAATGATGGAGATTGAATTAGGTCCAAATCCTGACACGACCATCTCACGGACTGCTTCTAGACTTGTGTGAAGAAGTCCTTGATTCACGTAGACTGAAATGATCGAATTCCAAGCAAGGAGGTTCTTGGTTGACATTTGGTTGAAAAGATATGTCGCCGAGTCAATTTCTCCTAGTTTGGCATACATAGATATCAAAGCCGGTGCCACCGAAACCTGGTTTAGAAGCCCATATTTTATTACACATCCATGAAGACTTTCACCATGAGCCAAATTATGCATCTTCTCACAGCATGGAATCACATACACAAAGGTGACTGCATTAGGGCGTATATTAGCACGAACCATTTGGGAAAACAACTCGAAAGcttgttcaaaattttgatttccTGCATAAGCAGAGATCATAGAGGTACAGATGGCCACATTATGTACAGGTGAAAGATCAAACAAGCTTTTAGCGAGATTCACATCTCCATTACTAGCGTACAACGCGATTAAAGCTGGAGTTAATGATTCATATTGACTAAACCCAGCTTTCATTGCATAACCATGCAAAGCCCTGCCCAAATTCTGAAATCCCAAGCGGGTACATATCGGAATAACACTGGCCAAAGTCGGAACATCAGCCTTCACACTGTCTTCCCATATAGCACGAAAAACATCAAGAGCCTCATAATCAAGCTGATTATAACAATACCCTGATATCAACGCATTACAAGAAATCAAACTCCATTCAGACATTCCATCAAACACCTTCCGTGCAATATCCACGCGCCCGGTTTTCGCGTAAAAATCAACAAGAGCTGTCTGTACAACAACATTGCAATCATACCCAGTTCTCAAAACACAACAATGAATCTCCCTACCTAATCTAAAATCACATAAACCGGCACACGCCTTGATCACAAAAGGAAATGTGTAATCACCACTAGAACAACCAGAATTAATGCAAGT from Silene latifolia isolate original U9 population chromosome 2, ASM4854445v1, whole genome shotgun sequence encodes the following:
- the LOC141643489 gene encoding pentatricopeptide repeat-containing protein At3g16610-like, producing the protein MILNLKRCLPQCRNFVTSSHHQHFITSKLELCKKVEDLKPLKSLLIRTGLIDYKHVISEFIGQCFNLGTPDFALSVFYASENRSLLLQNLVIKHLCKLGLYQDVISVYKTCINSGCSSGDYTFPFVIKACAGLCDFRLGREIHCCVLRTGYDCNVVVQTALVDFYAKTGRVDIARKVFDGMSEWSLISCNALISGYCYNQLDYEALDVFRAIWEDSVKADVPTLASVIPICTRLGFQNLGRALHGYAMKAGFSQYESLTPALIALYASNGDVNLAKSLFDLSPVHNVAICTSMISAYAGNQNFEQAFELFSQMVRANIRPNAVTFVYVIPCCEKMHNLAHGESLHGCVIKYGLLNQVSVAPALISMYAKLGEIDSATYLFNQMSTKNLLAWNSIISVYVNQGLLHTSLEAVREMVVSGFGPNSISIINVLSACSKLHALALGKSAHGISIRKGFDSNLNISNLLLAFYSSCHLLHLSFKLFVTMPQKDSISWNTMISSCVNHGEKHTAEFLLSEMQQEGIPLDVVGLVSILPVYDEPSKLAQGMALHAYATKFGFISDIMLANALISMYCNCNYLDAAELIFGTMMRRCVVSWTSMITGYRSHNRHKEAIFLFKAMMNSGQKPSYITLISVLPGCSTLLQGKSVHSYAIRTGAMLQSTLVTSLVSMYSRFKNVMLCHILFEAGNKLDICLWNVMLSAFLEANHPEETFALFRELLQTKLPVDFVTILSLVSACGQLNSISLGNSILSFAIKRGFSNETNVWNALTDFYAKNGDIRMAKSVFDSLMYKDTVSWSTMINGYGLHGYGASAVALLSEMENSGIKPDDISYLNLLSACNHCGLSEQSKSILNSMIKCGMQPRTEHYACMVDLLGREGNLNEAYDIVMKLPGGLSVDMLESLLGACRVYGNVELGEKVGELLIERDPKNVIAYVTIHNLYAGAGRWKDANRIRNVMDEKELRKVAALSMLEGHT